One stretch of Euphorbia lathyris chromosome 7, ddEupLath1.1, whole genome shotgun sequence DNA includes these proteins:
- the LOC136235331 gene encoding glucan endo-1,3-beta-glucosidase 6 isoform X2 yields the protein MVGIPNDMLSTLAVNMKAAIKWVEKNVSTHISTNNVNIRYVAVGNEPFLSTYNGSFLGTTFPALRNVQSALIKAGLSSQVKVTCPQNADVYASSSTLPSGGDFRTDIHDLMLNVVKFLNDNGSPFTVNIYPFISLYTDANFPVEYAFFDGDATPIIDGGTSYSNMFDANYDTLVYALQRNGFGNMPIIIGEIGWPTDGDKNANLVYAQRFNQGFMSRISGGKGTPLRPGPIDAYLFSLIDEDAKSIDPGNFERHWGIFTYDGRAKYSLNLGTTNSGVLVEARNVRYQERKWCVMKRNAKLDDPNLAPSVSYACGLADCTSLGYGTSCGNLDAWGNVSYALNSYYQIQNQLDTACKFENISTITKSDPSIGTCRFGIMVEPYYGGAPKTPRKSLGLAAGVILFLLTSL from the exons ATGGTTGGAATTCCAAATGATATGCTTTCAACTCTTGCTGTTAATATGAAAGCTGCGATCAAATGGGTTGAAAAGAATGTTTCTACTCATATTTCTACCAATAATGTTAATATCAG ATATGTTGCAGTTGGAAATGAACCTTTTTTGTCAACATACAACGGAAGCTTTCTCGGGACAACCTTCCCGGCTCTCCGAAACGTCCAATCTGCTCTCATAAAAGCTGGTTTAAGCAGCCAAGTGAAAGTGACTTGCCCCCAAAATGCCGACGTCTACGCATCCTCTTCCACCTTGCCATCCGGTGGCGACTTTCGAACCGATATCCATGATCTCATGCTTAATGTTGTCAAGTTCTTGAACGACAACGGTTCCCCGTTTACCGTGAATATCTATCCGTTCATAAGCCTTTACACCGATGCTAACTTCCCGGTCGAGTACGCCTTCTTTGACGGTGATGCTACCCCTATAATTGACGGCGGAACATCCTACTCCAACATGTTCGACGCAAATTACGACACTCTTGTATATGCGTTGCAAAGAAACGGATTCGGCAACATGCCTATCATTATAGGCGAGATTGGGTGGCCAACGGACGGTGATAAAAACGCGAACTTGGTGTATGCTCAGCGATTCAATCAAGGTTTCATGTCACGGATTTCGGGTGGGAAAGGAACTCCGTTGAGACCGGGACCTATTGATGCTTATTTGTTTAGTTTGATTGACGAGGACGCTAAGAGTATTGACCCGGGGAACTTTGAACGTCATTGGGGGATATTTACATATGACGGAAGAGCTAAGTACTCTCTTAATCTCGGCACCACGAATTCCGGTGTACTAGTCGAAGCAAGAAATGTGCGGTACCAGGAGCGTAAATGGTGTGTGATGAAGCGAAATGCCAAACTCGATGACCCGAATCTCGCGCCTAGTGTGAGCTACGCTTGTGGATTAGCTGACTGCACGAGCCTTGGTTACGGAACTTCTTGTGGAAATTTGGATGCATGGGGCAACGTTTCGTATGCGCTGAACAGTTATTATCAGATACAGAATCAGCTCGACACTGCTTGCAAGTTCGAAAACATTTCAACGATCACGAAATCAGATCCGTCGATCGGGACTTGCAGATTCGGGATAATGGTCGAACCGTACTATGGAGGAGCACCGAAGACCCCTCGAAAGTCACTCGGATTGGCTGCCGGTGTCATTCTTTTTTTGCTGACAAGTTTATAA
- the LOC136235331 gene encoding glucan endo-1,3-beta-glucosidase 6 isoform X1: MGVLSLAITLTTLASITSCGNGIGANWGTQATHPLSPDTIVTLLRENGIRKVKLFDADYDTLRALGKSGIEVMVGIPNDMLSTLAVNMKAAIKWVEKNVSTHISTNNVNIRYVAVGNEPFLSTYNGSFLGTTFPALRNVQSALIKAGLSSQVKVTCPQNADVYASSSTLPSGGDFRTDIHDLMLNVVKFLNDNGSPFTVNIYPFISLYTDANFPVEYAFFDGDATPIIDGGTSYSNMFDANYDTLVYALQRNGFGNMPIIIGEIGWPTDGDKNANLVYAQRFNQGFMSRISGGKGTPLRPGPIDAYLFSLIDEDAKSIDPGNFERHWGIFTYDGRAKYSLNLGTTNSGVLVEARNVRYQERKWCVMKRNAKLDDPNLAPSVSYACGLADCTSLGYGTSCGNLDAWGNVSYALNSYYQIQNQLDTACKFENISTITKSDPSIGTCRFGIMVEPYYGGAPKTPRKSLGLAAGVILFLLTSL; encoded by the exons ATGGGGGTTTTATCTTTAGCCATTACATTGACAACTTTAGCTTCAATAACCAGTTGTGGGAATGGAATAGGTGCTAATTGGGGCACACAAGCAACTCACCCACTTTCACCAGATACAATAGTGACACTTCTGAGAGAAAATGGAATCCGAAAGGTTAAGCTGTTTGATGCAGATTATGATACTTTAAGAGCTCTTGGTAAATCTGGTATTGAAGTTATGGTTGGAATTCCAAATGATATGCTTTCAACTCTTGCTGTTAATATGAAAGCTGCGATAAAATGGGTTGAAAAGAATGTTTCTACTCATATTTCTACTAATAATGTTAATATCAG ATATGTTGCAGTTGGAAATGAACCTTTTTTGTCAACATACAACGGAAGCTTTCTCGGGACAACCTTCCCGGCTCTCCGAAACGTCCAATCTGCTCTCATAAAAGCTGGTTTAAGCAGCCAAGTGAAAGTGACTTGCCCCCAAAATGCCGACGTCTACGCATCCTCTTCCACCTTGCCATCCGGTGGCGACTTTCGAACCGATATCCATGATCTCATGCTTAATGTTGTCAAGTTCTTGAACGACAACGGTTCCCCGTTTACCGTGAATATCTATCCGTTCATAAGCCTTTACACCGATGCTAACTTCCCGGTCGAGTACGCCTTCTTTGACGGTGATGCTACCCCTATAATTGACGGCGGAACATCCTACTCCAACATGTTCGACGCAAATTACGACACTCTTGTATATGCGTTGCAAAGAAACGGATTCGGCAACATGCCTATCATTATAGGCGAGATTGGGTGGCCAACGGACGGTGATAAAAACGCGAACTTGGTGTATGCTCAGCGATTCAATCAAGGTTTCATGTCACGGATTTCGGGTGGGAAAGGAACTCCGTTGAGACCGGGACCTATTGATGCTTATTTGTTTAGTTTGATTGACGAGGACGCTAAGAGTATTGACCCGGGGAACTTTGAACGTCATTGGGGGATATTTACATATGACGGAAGAGCTAAGTACTCTCTTAATCTCGGCACCACGAATTCCGGTGTACTAGTCGAAGCAAGAAATGTGCGGTACCAGGAGCGTAAATGGTGTGTGATGAAGCGAAATGCCAAACTCGATGACCCGAATCTCGCGCCTAGTGTGAGCTACGCTTGTGGATTAGCTGACTGCACGAGCCTTGGTTACGGAACTTCTTGTGGAAATTTGGATGCATGGGGCAACGTTTCGTATGCGCTGAACAGTTATTATCAGATACAGAATCAGCTCGACACTGCTTGCAAGTTCGAAAACATTTCAACGATCACGAAATCAGATCCGTCGATCGGGACTTGCAGATTCGGGATAATGGTCGAACCGTACTATGGAGGAGCACCGAAGACCCCTCGAAAGTCACTCGGATTGGCTGCCGGTGTCATTCTTTTTTTGCTGACAAGTTTATAA